A portion of the Corynebacterium rouxii genome contains these proteins:
- the pknB gene encoding Stk1 family PASTA domain-containing Ser/Thr kinase → MSEVYEATDVLLGRKVAVKMLRADLARDVNFRERFRREAQNSGKLNHPAIVAVYDTGETPRAGLNTPYIVMELVNGRTLRDIVREDGPLTPSQAAHTLIPVCHALQVSHDAGIIHRDIKPANVMITNTGAVKIMDFGIARALDDATSAMTQTSAVIGTAQYLSPEQARGKLADARSDVYALGCVLYETLTGKPPFEGETPFAVAYQHVQEDPVKPSEYIADLSPTAAINVDAVVLTAMAKHPGDRYQTAQEMCADLERLERNAVTDAARHYVTPTSFATQDPASTTVVPVTQVTELDHAEAGAGIGAGVVPAGAVTGSAAVTGSGGAHAAPRSSNRGLRILAAILAVLVLAVGAGFAIDYFGGGPFSQRSTVTIPKLQNSTQQDAVNQLEKLGLQVNVIEEPNPDIPRGKVIRTNPTDGSNVQRNSTVRLTISSGKEITEVPDLSGKNTADAVKILEAAGLLLDPTVREDSSDTVPKGEIIEVSPAAGSQVSRGSKVSITVSTGVEAVRVPVITGMKWDQAEGNLTSLGFKPEVVRVDSVEPAGTVIAVPDEGAEIPKGSGVTVQISNGAMFTVPDITRQTIGDAVRILHDAGWNGNASRLNQAAKVPTVAVTDQNLIASQLPTPGTALRKDAPIEIRLYEFNLTALVPPAQH, encoded by the coding sequence ATGTCTGAGGTGTATGAGGCCACCGATGTTCTTCTCGGCCGCAAGGTCGCGGTAAAAATGCTGCGTGCCGACTTAGCACGGGATGTGAACTTCCGCGAGCGCTTCCGTAGGGAGGCTCAAAATTCCGGCAAGCTCAACCACCCTGCGATCGTCGCGGTGTACGACACCGGTGAAACTCCACGGGCTGGGTTGAACACTCCTTACATTGTGATGGAGCTGGTCAACGGCCGCACCCTGCGTGACATTGTTCGCGAGGATGGCCCGCTAACACCTAGCCAGGCGGCACATACTTTGATCCCTGTGTGCCATGCGCTGCAGGTCAGCCACGATGCTGGCATTATTCACCGCGACATCAAACCCGCGAACGTGATGATCACCAACACCGGCGCGGTCAAAATCATGGACTTTGGTATCGCACGCGCGCTTGACGACGCCACCAGCGCCATGACGCAGACCTCCGCAGTGATCGGCACCGCCCAGTACCTCTCACCAGAGCAGGCACGCGGAAAGCTTGCCGACGCCCGCTCCGATGTCTACGCCCTAGGCTGTGTGCTTTATGAAACCCTCACTGGTAAACCACCTTTCGAGGGCGAAACCCCCTTCGCTGTTGCCTACCAACACGTACAGGAAGACCCCGTAAAGCCCAGCGAATACATCGCTGACCTCTCGCCTACCGCAGCAATTAACGTCGATGCTGTTGTGCTTACTGCCATGGCTAAGCACCCTGGTGATCGCTACCAGACCGCACAAGAAATGTGCGCGGATCTTGAACGCCTTGAGCGCAATGCGGTCACCGACGCGGCACGCCACTATGTCACGCCGACCAGCTTTGCTACCCAAGACCCAGCGTCTACCACCGTGGTTCCAGTAACCCAGGTGACTGAGTTGGATCACGCCGAGGCTGGTGCTGGCATTGGTGCTGGTGTGGTTCCTGCCGGTGCCGTAACTGGTTCGGCTGCGGTGACCGGTTCCGGTGGTGCGCATGCTGCACCACGATCATCCAACCGTGGCCTGCGGATTCTCGCCGCTATTTTAGCAGTACTCGTCTTGGCTGTGGGTGCCGGCTTTGCCATTGACTATTTTGGTGGCGGACCGTTTTCTCAGCGATCCACCGTGACCATCCCTAAGCTGCAAAACTCCACGCAGCAGGATGCTGTGAACCAGCTGGAAAAGCTAGGACTACAGGTCAATGTGATCGAAGAACCCAACCCTGATATTCCTCGCGGTAAGGTTATTCGCACCAACCCCACCGATGGTTCCAACGTGCAGCGCAACTCTACTGTGCGCCTCACCATTTCCTCCGGTAAAGAGATCACTGAGGTTCCCGACCTCAGCGGTAAGAATACCGCCGACGCGGTTAAGATCCTCGAAGCCGCCGGTCTGCTTCTCGACCCCACCGTGCGTGAAGACTCCTCCGACACCGTCCCCAAGGGCGAAATCATCGAAGTCTCCCCCGCAGCCGGTTCTCAGGTATCCCGTGGGTCCAAGGTATCCATTACTGTCTCCACCGGTGTAGAAGCAGTCCGCGTTCCCGTGATCACCGGCATGAAATGGGACCAAGCCGAAGGCAACCTAACCTCCCTAGGCTTCAAACCCGAAGTCGTCCGCGTTGATTCCGTCGAACCAGCCGGAACCGTGATCGCCGTACCAGACGAAGGCGCCGAAATACCTAAGGGCTCTGGCGTCACAGTACAGATCTCCAACGGGGCAATGTTCACCGTCCCAGACATCACCCGCCAAACAATTGGCGACGCAGTGCGCATCCTGCACGACGCTGGCTGGAACGGCAACGCCTCCCGACTCAACCAAGCAGCGAAAGTGCCCACCGTAGCTGTGACCGACCAAAACCTGATCGCCTCACAACTACCAACCCCAGGCACAGCACTGCGCAAAGACGCACCTATTGAAATTCGCCTCTACGAATTCAACCTTACGGCACTCGTGCCACCAGCACAGCACTAG
- a CDS encoding penicillin-binding transpeptidase domain-containing protein yields MNRSIRFTSVFALLLILILLVNLTIIQGFSQEKYAHNALNRRGFIELKSQARGQISTGGQVLAESYQDEDGFYQRRYVTNPAIYGPIEGYLSDIYGASGMESNLNGVLSGTDSSVSVRRWTDELLGRKHSGANVELTLLPQVQEVAYNQMANAGYEGAVVAIKPSTGEILAMASTPSYNPSAIVNPDTAEETWAALNANPGNPLLNHATQETLPPGSTFKVITTAAGLNAGYGPGSMLTGQDRITLPDGITTLENYAGQTCAGSQNVTLATAFQYSCNTAFVQMGIDVGQEKFDEAAHAFGVNDRYDLGVDMAPGTIGDVSDPSARGQSSIGQRDVAMSVLHNAVVAATVANGGKRMEPHLVSRIVGQDLKVIKETKPHQINEAVTPEVAATLTDLMRLSERHTAGYTGADIASKTGTAEHGEDSRNSNPHAWYIAFGPSANADVAVAVVVKNGGDAGQAATGGSVAAPIGRAVIAAAQAALAARG; encoded by the coding sequence CAGGCCCGCGGTCAAATCTCCACTGGCGGGCAGGTACTAGCCGAGTCCTACCAGGATGAGGATGGCTTCTACCAGCGTCGTTACGTGACCAACCCTGCGATCTATGGTCCGATCGAAGGCTACCTGTCTGACATTTATGGGGCTTCGGGCATGGAGTCAAACCTCAACGGTGTACTCAGTGGCACGGATTCTTCCGTGTCAGTGCGCCGCTGGACAGATGAGCTTTTGGGCCGTAAACACAGCGGAGCCAACGTCGAGCTCACCTTGCTGCCGCAGGTACAAGAGGTGGCGTATAACCAGATGGCCAACGCCGGCTACGAGGGCGCAGTTGTGGCGATCAAACCGTCGACAGGCGAAATCCTTGCCATGGCATCGACCCCGAGCTATAACCCCTCGGCGATCGTCAACCCCGATACCGCCGAGGAAACATGGGCTGCGTTGAATGCCAACCCCGGCAACCCGCTGCTCAACCACGCCACCCAAGAGACGCTGCCACCAGGTTCTACCTTCAAGGTGATTACCACGGCGGCTGGCCTTAACGCTGGTTACGGCCCGGGCTCGATGCTCACGGGGCAAGACCGCATTACGCTTCCCGACGGCATCACCACCTTGGAAAACTATGCAGGACAAACCTGTGCCGGTTCCCAAAATGTCACCTTGGCTACCGCATTCCAGTACTCGTGCAACACCGCATTCGTGCAGATGGGTATTGATGTTGGCCAAGAAAAATTTGATGAGGCCGCCCATGCTTTCGGCGTGAATGATCGCTACGATCTTGGCGTCGATATGGCCCCTGGCACCATCGGTGACGTATCGGATCCGTCGGCACGCGGGCAGTCGTCGATCGGCCAGCGCGACGTTGCCATGTCCGTGCTCCACAACGCCGTCGTAGCCGCCACCGTGGCCAATGGCGGCAAGCGTATGGAGCCTCACCTTGTGAGTCGGATCGTCGGCCAAGACCTCAAGGTGATTAAGGAGACTAAGCCGCACCAGATCAACGAGGCCGTCACCCCCGAGGTAGCCGCCACGTTGACGGACCTAATGCGACTATCGGAACGCCACACGGCTGGCTACACCGGCGCCGACATTGCCTCTAAGACAGGTACTGCCGAGCACGGTGAGGATTCCCGCAACTCCAACCCGCACGCCTGGTACATCGCTTTCGGGCCTTCCGCTAATGCCGACGTTGCCGTTGCCGTGGTGGTGAAAAACGGTGGCGATGCCGGCCAAGCCGCCACCGGTGGTTCCGTGGCCGCGCCTATTGGCCGCGCCGTCATCGCAGCAGCACAAGCAGCCCTAGCAGCACGAGGATAG
- a CDS encoding serine/threonine-protein kinase has product MTQSQSPDPALQALVGSDYALQWVVGNGGMSTVWLADDLRNQREVAIKVLRPEFSDNEEFLSRFRNEALASEHIDSDNVVRTYDYREVTDDMGRTLCFIVMEYVRGESLADMLARKGRLEEELALDVLEQAAHGLSIIHRMGMVHRDIKPGNLLITQNGQVKITDFGIAKAAAAVPLTRTGMVVGTAQYVSPEQAQGRDVTAATDVYSLGVVGYEMLVGQRPFNGDSSVSVAIAHINQAPPAMPTSVSAPARELIGIALRKDPAHRYADGNELALAVSATRMGQRPPQPKSAPLQHIAPQPAPTESTYALGATAQPTTVIPATGQVPAASAAAAAYPASTVIPAGTPRQEPEKQSSGWGAGIVVGALAALLLGTAAWAASQGMFDDLFDKTPQSSESSVPPPPVTATVTETPTPQITTVIPEPLPTSSPEPTPSETERTPDESRPTSAHQLPSVRPSHNGRPSSHAPHAPTQDADQPAESPAPDTLDSLIENLNKLNQGGAQ; this is encoded by the coding sequence ATGACACAATCACAGTCACCTGATCCGGCACTGCAGGCGCTCGTCGGTTCCGACTACGCCCTGCAATGGGTGGTGGGCAACGGTGGAATGTCCACGGTTTGGCTTGCCGACGACCTCCGCAACCAGCGCGAAGTGGCCATCAAGGTGTTGCGCCCAGAATTCTCCGACAACGAAGAATTCCTCTCACGCTTCCGCAACGAGGCACTCGCCAGCGAGCACATCGACTCCGACAACGTGGTGCGCACCTACGACTACCGCGAAGTCACCGACGACATGGGCCGCACCCTGTGCTTCATTGTGATGGAATACGTTCGCGGCGAATCCCTCGCCGACATGCTGGCACGCAAAGGTCGCCTCGAAGAAGAACTTGCTCTCGACGTTCTCGAGCAGGCAGCCCACGGACTATCCATCATCCACCGTATGGGCATGGTCCACCGCGACATCAAACCTGGCAACCTTTTGATTACCCAAAACGGCCAGGTAAAAATTACCGACTTCGGTATCGCCAAAGCAGCCGCAGCAGTACCACTGACCCGAACGGGCATGGTGGTAGGCACCGCCCAGTATGTCTCCCCAGAGCAGGCGCAGGGCCGCGATGTTACCGCAGCTACCGACGTCTACTCCCTCGGCGTTGTGGGATACGAGATGCTGGTGGGTCAGCGCCCCTTCAACGGCGACTCCTCAGTCTCCGTGGCTATCGCCCACATCAACCAAGCGCCACCGGCTATGCCCACTAGTGTGTCCGCCCCAGCGCGCGAGTTGATCGGCATTGCGCTGCGCAAGGATCCGGCCCACCGTTATGCTGATGGCAACGAGCTGGCGTTGGCGGTTTCTGCTACCCGCATGGGGCAGCGCCCGCCACAGCCTAAGTCCGCACCATTGCAGCACATTGCGCCGCAGCCGGCCCCCACGGAATCCACTTATGCGCTGGGCGCTACTGCGCAACCTACGACGGTTATTCCGGCTACCGGCCAAGTGCCTGCTGCTTCCGCTGCCGCTGCCGCGTATCCGGCATCGACGGTGATTCCTGCTGGCACACCCCGCCAGGAGCCGGAGAAGCAATCTAGTGGTTGGGGGGCCGGCATTGTGGTTGGCGCGTTGGCCGCATTGTTGCTGGGTACTGCTGCGTGGGCTGCAAGTCAGGGCATGTTTGATGATCTTTTTGATAAAACGCCGCAAAGCTCAGAGTCCTCGGTTCCGCCACCTCCTGTGACGGCTACCGTGACGGAGACTCCCACACCGCAAATCACTACTGTGATCCCCGAGCCGTTGCCTACGTCGAGCCCGGAGCCAACTCCGAGTGAAACGGAGCGTACTCCTGACGAGTCGCGTCCAACGTCGGCTCACCAGTTGCCTTCGGTGCGCCCGTCGCATAATGGTCGCCCCAGCTCGCATGCGCCACATGCGCCTACGCAGGATGCTGATCAGCCTGCCGAATCACCCGCTCCCGATACTCTCGATTCTTTGATCGAGAATCTGAACAAGCTCAACCAAGGAGGTGCCCAGTGA
- the crgA gene encoding cell division protein CrgA yields MPKSKINHSSTAYTAGSTANRTPVKINSTGTPLWYKIIMFGLILAGLLWLIVNYLAGQDISFMTELGPWNYGIGFGLFIIGLLMTMGWR; encoded by the coding sequence ATGCCAAAGTCAAAGATCAACCACAGCTCCACCGCTTACACCGCTGGTTCCACCGCAAACCGCACCCCCGTGAAAATCAACTCCACGGGCACCCCACTGTGGTACAAAATCATCATGTTCGGCCTCATCCTCGCCGGACTACTCTGGCTGATCGTTAACTACCTAGCAGGCCAAGACATCTCCTTCATGACCGAACTCGGCCCATGGAACTACGGCATCGGCTTCGGACTCTTCATCATCGGCCTGCTCATGACCATGGGATGGCGTTAG